A segment of the Streptococcus dysgalactiae subsp. dysgalactiae genome:
TCAAGATTAGATTTTTCATTGTGGCGGGATTATATACAATCGGAAGACAGTATAAAGGAGCTTTGGCCATCTCAAATTGAATTAGGAAGACAGGGGATTTTTTCGGGTGAATCTGGAATTGTTCAGATGCCAACAAGTTCGGGTAAGACTGCGTCGGTGAATCTAATATTACGCTCAGCATTTTATTCAAACAGAATTGATAATGCGTTGATTATTGCCCCTTTTAGAGCATTGTGCAGGGAAATATATAGAGATATTAATGCACACTTCGTTGATGAGAATAATGTGATTGTTAGTGAAGTTTTTGATTTACCAGAGATTCCACCGGATTTCTCAATTTTTAATGATGGAAAAAAAAGAGTCTTTATACTTACTCCAGAGAAATTGTTGTTTTTATTGAGAAACCATCAAAGTTTTATTGATGAAATAGGACTTTGTATATTTGATGAAGCACATCTTTTTGATGATCCAAGTCGTGGAACCAATTTTGAGTTACTGTTGTCAACGGTTAAACAAATTTTTCCAAAAGCAATTCAGAAGATTTTAATTTCTGCTGTAATACCAAATAGTGAAGCTATAAATCGGTGGTTTAACGAAGATGGAGTAATCGTTTCTAACAATTCGATAAAAACAACAGAGAAAAGAGTTGCGTTTAGTGATTTAAACGGGAGTAATGAGCAATTATATTTCATAGATCCTATTACATTTGAAGAAGAATTTTTTGTTCCACGTACTGTTAGTGTAAGTGAATTAGAGTATCTTGGAAAAGAACGCAAACAAAAAGTATTTCCAGAACTGACAAACGCAAATGATATAAGTATTTATTATGGAACTAAGCTAATTAATAATGGTGGAGTAGGAATTTTTTGTGGAAGAAAAGATACGGTCAATGTTGTTTTGAAGAGATTTATAGACTTAAATAATAGGAATTATGATCTAACTAATTTTTTAAAAAACTCAGATAGGTCTGAAGTTGAAAAAATAGGAAACTTAATTAGTCAAAATTTAGGAAATGATAGTGTTGAATATATATGTAGTCAGATAGGAGTTTTTTCACATCATTCAGGTATACCTATGGGGATACGCATTGCTATAGAGTATGCTTTTTCAAAAAGTAAAATAAATAATGTAGTATGTACTTCAACCCTAGCACAAGGTGTAAACTTACCTATTAAATATTTGATTATTTCAAGTGTGTATCAAGCAGGAGATGCAATAAAAGTTCGTGATTTTCAGAACTTGATAGGTAGAGCAGGAAGAGCTGGAAAATATACAGAAGGAACGATAATTTTAACAGAGCCAAATATTTATAAATCACCAAAAAATAAGTGGAAAAAACAAAACTATGAAAAATTATTAAATCCTATTAATACGGAGGGTTGTCAAAGCAATATTCTAAATATCATACAGTTTAAGTCAGTTGTTTCGACTAACTACAGAATTGGTGAAAAAGAATTTGATTTTTGGAGCATGATTATAGAGAGGTTTATCAATAATATAGAGTATAGAGCAAAAATAGGCGATATGTTATCGAATTTAAGGAAACAAAACAATCCTTATTTTAAGGATTTTAATTCTAAGATAAATCTAATTGAAAAAACTCTAGTTGCTATTGAAAATTATATAGCTTCTATGTATGCTACTGAATTGGAGACTGATAGATTAGCTGAAAATACTTTTGGATATTTCTTAGGTAATGAAGAGGAGCAAGGAAAAATAAAAGAATTATTTGCTTTAATAAAAACCAAGGTAACTGATAGTTCAGTAAAAACTGAAATAATTGCAAAAAACTCAATTGGATTATATCAATCTGAATTGTTAAAAAAATGGGTTCAGGAAAATATAGCTTTTATCCTTGCTTGCGAGAGAGAAGAAGATTTATTAAGTGTTTTAACTGATATTATAATAGTTTTTTCAAACAACAAGGAGATTAAAAGATTAAGTATAGGAAATCTAAACTATATTTCTCAACTATGGATTAAGGGCATTTCTTATTTTCAAATATTGGAAAGTTGTACCGAAAAATCAATTAGTATCAAGAAAAGCGGTAAACTAAAACTAATTGATATGTCGGATATCATTTCTATTTGCGATAATGGATTAGGGTATGAAACATCGATGATTTTA
Coding sequences within it:
- a CDS encoding DEAD/DEAH box helicase, whose product is MIEFGKQSLYYSKLVRSKAKMFEFDIPMESHIPISEEAQKSFLVALAIVADTAREYFEDYINHKKFNLQLKNQLHNAAEYFDAFLASGLGNSAEYQDYIAILGATAYYLGDYNGSSRVMINYISDDIHLLEDSMTLIKVFIDVITDEIFLNHTPIEGKFSSELNTLVESYRNYILLKTEFSKEIFRNLQYKVYGDGSDFSIIIVNCLLAVVCKKINSSSAKLLHEFSRLDFSLWRDYIQSEDSIKELWPSQIELGRQGIFSGESGIVQMPTSSGKTASVNLILRSAFYSNRIDNALIIAPFRALCREIYRDINAHFVDENNVIVSEVFDLPEIPPDFSIFNDGKKRVFILTPEKLLFLLRNHQSFIDEIGLCIFDEAHLFDDPSRGTNFELLLSTVKQIFPKAIQKILISAVIPNSEAINRWFNEDGVIVSNNSIKTTEKRVAFSDLNGSNEQLYFIDPITFEEEFFVPRTVSVSELEYLGKERKQKVFPELTNANDISIYYGTKLINNGGVGIFCGRKDTVNVVLKRFIDLNNRNYDLTNFLKNSDRSEVEKIGNLISQNLGNDSVEYICSQIGVFSHHSGIPMGIRIAIEYAFSKSKINNVVCTSTLAQGVNLPIKYLIISSVYQAGDAIKVRDFQNLIGRAGRAGKYTEGTIILTEPNIYKSPKNKWKKQNYEKLLNPINTEGCQSNILNIIQFKSVVSTNYRIGEKEFDFWSMIIERFINNIEYRAKIGDMLSNLRKQNNPYFKDFNSKINLIEKTLVAIENYIASMYATELETDRLAENTFGYFLGNEEEQGKIKELFALIKTKVTDSSVKTEIIAKNSIGLYQSELLKKWVQENIAFILACEREEDLLSVLTDIIIVFSNNKEIKRLSIGNLNYISQLWIKGISYFQILESCTEKSISIKKSGKLKLIDMSDIISICDNGLGYETSMILNAINNILEELNGEKTDVLNKLVKRLKYGLSLEKEINIYELGFSDRIVVQVIGQEINSISKNQIRNEIKQKSIDLKGILTDFPSYYTKLISEM